One Coffea eugenioides isolate CCC68of chromosome 2, Ceug_1.0, whole genome shotgun sequence genomic window, aaattgaaatcatGTTTACACAAATGAGCTTCCCTCGAACAATGAGAAGAAACACTTTGGTTCACACGGCACTTGATATACTTTTTTCCAAAGTAAAAAACCTAGGGAGCCCTTAAATTATGACCGTTGTCTACTTTTGGTCCCTAATCTAGATTTTGTTTTCAATTGGCCCTTGAACAATTAAAATTGCACACTTTAAGGACTTTTGGTGACTTTAGGCATTAATTTTGCTGGAtttaaagggcatttttgtccatttgtAATTGAAGTTTTGGGACCAGCataaaaaactttaaaaatagGTAACTCTTCAATTTCTTAAGCACATCATTAGAATTTTCTTTACAAATCCTTTGAAAATCGAGTTTTACCCAAAAGATTTTGACAGTGAagcttttaaatgattgaaAAAAACACCACATGCCAGGCATGGTGCAAAGCTTTTTACTTATAGGTAAAACTTGATTTTCAAAGGAATTGTGAAAAAAATCTAATGATGTGTTTAAGAAATTGAAGGGTTACCTTTTTTAGAGTTTTCATGAGAGTTTCGATGCTTCAATTAtgaatggacaaaaatgccctttaaaTCCTGCCAAATTTATGCCTAAAGTCACCAAAAGTCCTGAAAGTGTgcaatttttattgtttaaggGTCAATCGAAAATAAAATTTAGATAAAGGGCCAAATGTAAACAACGACAATAGTTTAGGGACTCCCCAagttttttaccctttttttccttgtttttttggATTGTTTTATGTAACAAAAAGTTGGGGTCATTGTCCCTTTCACTACCTGCTGATGCAACCTAAGACTTGGCATTGCTCGCTAAATCCTTTGTTCTCTTTGTCCTTGGTGGGCAAAATAGATTATTTCGTGTCTTGACACATAATTCTGTATAAAAATGTTAGTTGTTAGTACTTGGTAGACTTTTCAGGTATCATTATCCCCTCTTGATGACCTTCTGCAGAGATATGGATGTCCTCTATTCAATCTTCATCACCGTTTTAACCTTAACGCTGGTTCTATTGATACCAGTTGCAGCTTTGGTACTCAAATTTTTCATCGAAAAATTTATCAGAAACAAGAAATACCCGCCAGTGGTTGGAACTGTGTTTCATGAACTCTTTTACTTAGACAGACTCTACGATTACCAAACAGAACTGGCAAAAAGACAACCCACTGTTAGATTCCTTGGCCCGGATCAGAGTGAAATATACACAACTGATTCGAGAAATGTCGAGCACATACTTAAAACCAACTTTTATAAGTATTCAATAGGCACAAATAATCAAGATATAGTAACAGACTTATTTGGCCAAGGAATCTTTGCTGTAGATGGTGAGAAGTGGAGGCAGCAGAGGAAGCTAGCAAGCTTTGAGTTCTCAACAAGGGTTTTGAGAGATTTCAGCTGCACAGTTTTCAGAAGAAACGCAGCAAAATTGGTTGCAAAAGTTGGTGAGCTTTCTCAGGCCAGCCAAATTTTTGACATACATGTAAGTCAACGAAGTGTAGATTACGAAGGTCCTTACAATTAGCATGATCTGGTTGTTAATTCGCCTTTGATTCTTTTTGGAGCCTTTATATTTTAGCTACTTGATATGGTTGCGTGATTAGCAGCTGGCAACACTTCCTTCTGTACTTACCTGAAGAGAATATTAAATGAGCTTCTGATCAGTGATCAAAACCTATAAAGTTGTCCAGCAATGACATGTTTGCAAATCCATGTTATTTTTGCTCACTTCAACATTTTGTTGCATAAACTTCATTGTAGATTTAAAGGAATTCCTCCATCAAGATAAACTCCAAATCACTGACTGTGTTCACTTTTTAATGCTGAATGACATGTTCAGGACTCTGCTATTCCGTTTTTCTTCATTTAAAAAATGCAAACCAATCTGAAATGATTGGTTTCTTTAGTCAAGAGTAAGATATACCAAaaaatttttgattattttgataaTAACCAAAATAAATGGTTAGCTTCTGTTGAGATTCACATttccttttaatttcttttaactTTTCCTCTCACTTAATCTTGTCTGTGGAGCTGCTTCCTTGCAGGAATTGCTAATGAGATGCACGCTGGATTCAATATTCAAAGTTGGATTTGGAGTAGATCTGAATTGCCTTGAAGGATCAGGCGACGAGGTGACCAAATTTATCAGGGCCTTTGATGACGCAAATGAACTAATATACTGGCGCTATGTCGATCCATTCTGGAAGCTCAAACGGTACCTCAATGTTGGCTGTGAAGCGTCCCTTAAACAGAACATCAAAGTCATCTATCATTTCGTAGATGAGTTGATCAAGACCAAGAGGAAACTGTTAGAGCTGCGAAATGATTTTGTGAGTATACTGCAATCGCATTGTAATTCATATATTACTTGCTGTAAATTGTGAGCACAACAAAAGGAAACTGTCAGTAGACAACCATCCTCTAATGCAGGATCCCAACAGTCAATACCATAAAATACATCAACCTTTTCCTTTCAGCAAAATGCATTCATGCTGGAAGAACTGGTAAATCATTAGCTTTTCAGTCAGAAAGAACTGAAGTATATTGACTAGATTTAAACAGGCAAAACATTAAGGATGGAGGCTTTTTTTGAAGTCCCCCCCACTCCTTTCCCTGGGGGATGGCAACATTTCACATTGGAAAGATCTAGTAACTACATGAATTGGATTCATGTAAAATAGTTACATTTACATGAGAAATGAATATGCTGAGGATGAACCATGCTAGAAACTGATTATCATCTTGATGTTCTACTTCAAGAATGACAAGGAGGACATCCTCTCAAGGTTTCTGGTGGAAAGCAGGAAGGATCCAGAGAAGATGACTGATCAATATCTACGGGACATTATTCTGAATTTCATGATTGCAGGAAAAGATGCTACTGCAAACACTCTTTCATGGTTTTTCTATATGCTTTGCAAGAACCCTCTGATCCAGGAAAGAGTTGCAGAGGAGGTGAAAGATGTTACAGGCAATCAGTGCAGTGAAAATAGTATTGATGATTTTATGGCAAGTATTACTGACGAAATACTAGAGAAGATGCATTATCTTCATGCAACCCTGACTGAGACCTTGAGGCTATATCCTGGAGTTCCAGTGGtaattacttttgaatttcatgaaatcTATTggatgattgtttcttttcactTATAATGTGTTTCTGCCGGATACTTTCTGAACCGTTTGCTAaacaaaggactttgaaattTGAATAGAAACTGGGATGCAAAGTGGTAGAGGCTCATGAACTATGACAAAATCACTTTAAACATTTTCAACACACAAATCCAGTCAATAGATGCAAATGTTTATGAAGATTTCTGCCTGAGCTCATCAACTGCCTGCACAATATGATGAAACATGATTAACACATGCTTCTCCCATCCAGACGCTTCGTACTACTGCATCATGAAGTCTTGCATTGGAATTGACATCTCTGTCCTGTTGATAGCTCTCTATTCTGTAAATTACAGGACGGAAGGTGCGCAGATGCTGATGACATTCTTCCTGACGGTTCTCAAGTGAAACAAGGGGATGGTGTTTACTACATGTCCTATGCGATGGGCAGGATGCCTTACATTTGGGGAGAAGATGCTGAGGATTTTCGGCCTGAAAGATGGCTCAAGAATGGAATCTTCCAACCTGAATCGCCATACAAATTCGTAGCTTTCCATGTATGTAGCATCCTTTGACAATTTATTTTTGTAGGCATGTCGTTTGATCAACAATCATGGATCATCTAACTTACCAAATTTCCCTTCTCAGGCTGGACCTCGAACATGTTTAGGCAAAGATTTTGCTTATCGCCAGATGAAGATACTGTCAGCGGCCCTTCTTTACTACTACAAGTTCAGATTAGGTGATGATGCAGCAAGGGTAACTTACAGAACAATGTTTACACTGCACATCAAAGGAGGCCTTCATATTCAAGCTATTACAAGAACTGGCCTGAGGAAAACATAATTGCAGGCACCTTATAGCCAAATACTATGATGAAGTTGTACAGTTTGACAGTATTAATCATAGTGTACGTGAGGCAATGAAGCACTTATGTAGCTTCCATCAATATATAAGACTTGATTGTGTGGTCTTAGACAAAAGTTGATTGTTATTTGAGCAATCTCTAGTTGAATAACGGAACACAAGTTATACCAAAGAGCTACAGGTAAGTTCTATCGAGTCATTGAGTGCTTTTGTTGTGCATGGCCCTGAATCTGAAACGCCATGAATTGTTGGAGTTTAAATCTTAATTAGCCATAGAAGTTGGGGGAAAATGATGTAGGAACCAGGGGCGATGTGTATAATGCAGTTGGATGATGGCGTGCAATGGATTGCTTCGTATGAAAAGCACTTTCATCGTGGAAATTGAATACCACATAAGAATCGGCAATTACAGTTTCTCTTTCAGCAAATTATGATCAAAAGCAATTCTAGAGCTGGTAACATAGGGGTTCAATCGCTTGCAACACCGTTTAATATCCATATTCTATTTGATTCTCTTTACTCTGAACGACAACAGAATATGTGAGAAACACCCCCCCTCCCTccccaacaaaaaaaagggaCGCCAGCAAAATACTATCCCAGAGTGTGTGATTTAGAGTTCTCCAAAGACTTGggaaaaaatggaagaattaatcaaaacaaaaatatCAATCTTGTATACACCGTCATTGGATATCTTATCATAATTGAATTTATAgtaattatgtaaaatttgaattttttgaatttaaaaattaaattttatatatgtgtCATGATTTAACAGTGATAATAACATACGTGGTGATTAGTTGGTCATCTAGGAAGAATTTTGTGGTTTTTTACGCCTTGGATTTTTAGTTGCTACTTCGCATGCTACAGCAGAGCTGATGTAACTTGCCCACCTCCATTTCAGGGACGCTATGAAGCTAAAAGTTTCTTTAACTCCAcaaaaaggaatttaaaataggCTCGTGTAACGTACAAATTAATGTACAAGTACAAGTTTTCTGGCCTTTATTCTTGATATTGGCTTCGGTATTGACTTATCCTCAGCACGTATGCTCCAATGGTTCAATCGATCTTTATTCTTGATATTGGCTTCGATATTGACTTCTTATCCTGAACACGTAAGCTACTTAGTGGTATTAAACCCGGCCTAGTCCAACGGTTCAATCGATCGAGTAAATTTCAAGCAGTAGACTCAGTTGACTTGTCAACAGACCGATGGTTCGGAAATGAGATCTCATGTATAGGAGTAAAGTACAATCACCATTAGACCAATAGTCCATTTGTTGGTTGTTTAGtcattatattatatattaaacttttattcttattttatttcttcaaaacaaaatttatttggaatcttttaataaaattttattattcctCAAAGTCTATAAGTTATGAAATGAAtctaaaaaataacatattataCAAATCATTTTAAAGGCAAATATTGTTCTCAATAACCTTTTGtatttaaaatttgtaaataaactagataattacactttgataaaattttatacttgacGTTTGGTAGATTTCTAATTAAATTTAGGTTTTATtgattcttataagaattaattattttataataaattagactaactaaacaaattaattattttataataaattagacTAACTAAACATTTACTATGGTATCCTTATattatataagaatgagttttaTTCAAAGAATGAGTTTGAATTTCAACTGCATGGATAAGGGTTTTTTGGAAATAAAATGTTGTGtagtttttttaaaactttttgtACAATTGAGGGCAACATGTGTTTGAATATATTTACTGAAATGCCCTCATTTTGGTACGTTTAAAGTTTTGATTTATGGAGATATTTGGGTATTTCTAAAATATGAAATTATATTGCAACAGTTTTTGTATCGAATACAACTTATATAAGTTTATGTGTTGGTGTAATTATTGAAATAGTGCTCTAAATACATTTAATTGAAGTGTGAATTTTGTTATGTAATTAACACAAATACACTTTGCTATAACCAACCGTTAGAGgatatttttttgtttgaaacaACTTATATATGCTCTTGGACGATTTTCAACTGACATCTGTAAGGGTCTTTTGAAAATGGTAAAATTGTAAAAGCATTGATAAAGTAAGGTGTACAAGTGTGTGTTGCAATTATAATGCACTAGTATTAGTTCTGTCATATTTGATGACTATTTCTTTCCAGAATGTACTATTATTTGTCCAATGAAAAATTCTCTTTAATCATATGCACCAAACACCCACGCGATACGCGGGCACTTCTTCCCTAGTAATTTGTTATAGTTTCaagtatataaaaaattatgagaCATAATATTTAAGTATATTTAATGGCCTATCAGTTGCTCAGTAATCCATTGATTCACTTTCTTCATTAAGTTACTCCCTGGACCGGGTTTAATAatgggtttaataactatggcgCTGCCCTACAAAAACTCCTGTcggaaaaagaacaaaagatcaggttaaaaaaaaaagggcaaattatCCATTTGGCCTTTGAACTTTTAATTTAGGTAAAATTAAGCCCTCTAACTATTTGTAATCAACTTTTAGCCctcgaacttgtaaaattgggAACCCGTGACCCTTTTGGCTAGTTTATCCGGTTTTGCAACCGGAAAACCAAATCACACGAATGGTGGTATGCTTTAaagaagggcatttttgtccgcatCTTCTAAGCAAAAAGTGAATAACTCTATCTTCTTCCCTTTCTCTAACCCAACCAAACAAGCATAGATTTCCAGAGTTCTTAAGCTTCTGCAAATCGAGGATAACTGAGTCTGACTC contains:
- the LOC113763119 gene encoding cytochrome P450 704C1-like, whose product is MTFCRDMDVLYSIFITVLTLTLVLLIPVAALVLKFFIEKFIRNKKYPPVVGTVFHELFYLDRLYDYQTELAKRQPTVRFLGPDQSEIYTTDSRNVEHILKTNFYKYSIGTNNQDIVTDLFGQGIFAVDGEKWRQQRKLASFEFSTRVLRDFSCTVFRRNAAKLVAKVGELSQASQIFDIHELLMRCTLDSIFKVGFGVDLNCLEGSGDEVTKFIRAFDDANELIYWRYVDPFWKLKRYLNVGCEASLKQNIKVIYHFVDELIKTKRKLLELRNDFNDKEDILSRFLVESRKDPEKMTDQYLRDIILNFMIAGKDATANTLSWFFYMLCKNPLIQERVAEEVKDVTGNQCSENSIDDFMASITDEILEKMHYLHATLTETLRLYPGVPVDGRCADADDILPDGSQVKQGDGVYYMSYAMGRMPYIWGEDAEDFRPERWLKNGIFQPESPYKFVAFHAGPRTCLGKDFAYRQMKILSAALLYYYKFRLGDDAARVTYRTMFTLHIKGGLHIQAITRTGLRKT